A single genomic interval of Dysidea avara chromosome 6, odDysAvar1.4, whole genome shotgun sequence harbors:
- the LOC136259070 gene encoding uncharacterized protein → MTISSDEAAKIEEATRGQGENDLWIVLRNGRITSSRFGEILHRRESTNPRRLVRDFMGYGGPMTILPPQIRWGKENEDKARKCYIDNRHHAGETMIVEDSGLHLMPEKAYLGASSDGKVTCTSVDTCCSGCLEIKCPYSIDKCITVEMTPGEIADKFGEKFFLKRGEDGELHLSRQHRYFAQVQGELAVMNREWCDFVLYSNGEVVVDRILADLKYWGTLEEKLEEFYVRYMVPEILSGRIFLEEYQC, encoded by the coding sequence ATGACCATATCAAGTGATGAAGCTGCAAAGATTGAAGAAGCAACAAGAGGGCAAGGAGAGAATGACCTTTGGATAGTACTGAGGAATGGCAGGATAACTAGTTCAAGATTTGGAGAGATACTCCATCGAAGAGAGTCTACCAATCCAAGAAGGCTAGTTCGAGATTTTATGGGATATGGTGGGCCAATGACTATACTACCACCACAGATTAGATGGGGGAAGGAGAATGAAGACAAGGCACGGAAATGCTACATAGATAATCGACATCATGCTGGTGAGACAATGATAGTAGAGGACAGTGGGTTACATCTTATGCCAGAAAAAGCTTATCTTGGTGCATCATCTGATGGCAAAGTTACTTGCACAAGTGTGGACACATGCTGTAGTGGTTGTTTGGAAATCAAGTGTCCATACAGCATTGACAAATGCATCACTGTGGAGATGACACCAGGTGAAATTGCTGACAAATTTGGAGAGAAGTTTTTTCTGAAAAGAGGAGAAGATGGAGAGTTGCACCTTTCTCGGCAGCATCGTTATTTTGCACAAGTGCAGGGAGAGCTGGCTGTAATGAACAGAGAATGGTGTGACTTTGTTCTGTATAGCAATGGAGAAGTGGTTGTTGACCGTATATTGGCAGACCTGAAGTACTGGGGTACACTAGAAGAAAAGCTGGAGGAGTTCTATGTCCGTTATATGGTTCCTGAGATCTTGTCTGGAAGGATCTTTCTAGAGGAATACCAGTGCTAA